One stretch of Pseudoalteromonas shioyasakiensis DNA includes these proteins:
- the aceF gene encoding pyruvate dehydrogenase complex dihydrolipoyllysine-residue acetyltransferase: protein MSIEINVPDIGGDEVEVTEILVSVGDKVEVDQSLLTVEGDKASMEVPAAQAGTVKEIKVAEGDTVTTGSLIMLFEGEEQASAPSETKEAAKAEPAQQSSGSATQEVAVPDIGDDEVEVTEIMVSVGDTVEEEQSLLSVEGDKASMEVPAPIAGTVKEIKIATGDKVKTGSLIFVFETASSGSESPAAESPAAESAPAESSTKEVNVPDIGGDEVEVTEVMVAVGDKVEEDQSILNVEGDKASMEVPAPFAGTVKEIKVAAGDKVSTGSLIFVFEVAGSAPAAAAPAPAKTEAAPAPAAKAAPAEKPASAPASNEGFADNKAYAHASPVVRRLAREFGINLANVKGTGRKNRVVKEDVQNYVKDLVKKVESGQLSAGKGNAGGGELGLIPWPKVDFAKFGEIEEKKLSRIQKLSGANLHRNWVQIPHVTQFDEADITSLEAFRKEQNALAEKKKLGVKITPLVFVMKAAAKALAEFPTFNSSLSEDGESLILKKYINIGVAVDTPNGLVVPVFKDVDKKGIIELSRELMDISKKAREGKLTSSDMQGGCFTISSLGGIGGTAFTPIVNAPEVAILGVSKSEMKPKWNGKEFEPKLMVPLSMSYDHRVIDGALAARFTVTLASYMSDIRQLVM, encoded by the coding sequence ATGAGTATTGAAATTAATGTACCAGATATCGGTGGCGATGAAGTTGAAGTAACCGAAATCCTTGTTAGCGTTGGCGATAAGGTTGAGGTTGACCAATCGTTACTAACGGTTGAAGGCGACAAAGCATCAATGGAAGTACCTGCTGCACAAGCAGGTACGGTTAAAGAAATTAAAGTAGCTGAAGGTGATACAGTAACCACAGGTTCACTTATCATGCTCTTCGAAGGTGAAGAGCAAGCTTCTGCACCTTCTGAAACAAAAGAAGCAGCTAAAGCAGAACCTGCTCAGCAATCTTCAGGTTCAGCTACACAAGAAGTCGCTGTACCAGATATCGGCGATGATGAAGTTGAAGTAACTGAAATCATGGTTTCGGTAGGTGACACGGTTGAAGAAGAGCAATCTTTATTAAGCGTTGAAGGCGATAAAGCGTCAATGGAAGTACCAGCGCCAATCGCAGGGACTGTTAAAGAGATCAAAATCGCGACTGGCGATAAAGTAAAAACGGGCTCTTTAATCTTTGTGTTTGAAACTGCATCAAGTGGCTCAGAATCACCAGCTGCAGAATCACCAGCTGCAGAATCAGCTCCAGCTGAATCAAGCACTAAAGAAGTAAATGTGCCTGATATTGGTGGTGATGAAGTTGAAGTAACCGAAGTGATGGTTGCTGTTGGCGATAAGGTTGAAGAAGATCAATCAATCTTAAATGTTGAAGGCGATAAAGCATCAATGGAAGTACCTGCACCATTTGCCGGTACAGTTAAAGAAATCAAAGTAGCAGCAGGCGATAAAGTATCAACTGGCTCACTTATCTTTGTATTTGAGGTAGCGGGTAGTGCACCCGCAGCAGCGGCACCTGCTCCTGCAAAAACTGAAGCAGCTCCTGCACCTGCAGCAAAAGCTGCACCGGCCGAGAAGCCTGCATCAGCACCGGCAAGCAACGAAGGTTTTGCAGATAACAAAGCCTATGCGCATGCATCGCCAGTTGTACGTCGTTTAGCGCGTGAGTTTGGTATTAACTTAGCAAACGTAAAAGGCACGGGTCGTAAGAATCGTGTTGTGAAAGAAGACGTACAAAACTACGTGAAAGACCTTGTGAAGAAAGTTGAATCAGGTCAGCTTTCTGCAGGTAAAGGTAATGCTGGTGGCGGTGAGTTAGGTCTTATTCCTTGGCCGAAAGTAGACTTTGCTAAGTTTGGTGAGATCGAAGAGAAGAAACTTTCTCGTATTCAGAAGCTATCTGGTGCTAACTTGCACCGCAATTGGGTACAAATCCCACATGTTACACAGTTTGATGAAGCGGATATCACAAGCCTAGAAGCATTCCGTAAAGAGCAAAATGCCCTTGCAGAGAAGAAAAAGCTAGGTGTTAAAATCACGCCGCTTGTGTTCGTAATGAAAGCTGCTGCGAAAGCACTTGCTGAATTCCCAACGTTTAACTCTTCTCTATCTGAAGACGGCGAAAGCTTAATCTTGAAGAAGTACATCAACATTGGTGTTGCAGTTGATACGCCAAATGGCTTAGTTGTTCCTGTTTTCAAAGATGTTGATAAGAAAGGCATCATTGAGCTTTCTCGCGAATTGATGGATATTTCTAAGAAAGCACGTGAAGGCAAATTAACTTCATCTGATATGCAAGGCGGTTGTTTCACAATCTCAAGCCTCGGTGGTATCGGTGGTACAGCGTTCACACCAATTGTGAATGCGCCAGAAGTTGCTATCTTAGGTGTATCTAAATCAGAAATGAAGCCTAAGTGGAATGGCAAAGAGTTTGAGCCTAAATTAATGGTTCCATTATCAATGTCATACGACCATAGGGTTATTGACGGTGCACTAGCGGCACGCTTTACTGTGACACTAGCAAGCTATATGAGCGATATCCGTCAATTGGTGATGTAA
- the lpdA gene encoding dihydrolipoyl dehydrogenase — MSNELKTQVVVLGGGPGGYSAAFRAADLGLEVTLVESRNTLGGVCLNVGCIPSKALLHVAKVIDDAAEMSSHGVTFGKPEIDLDKIRDWKESVIGQLTGGLDGMAKMRKVKVVSGYGKFTGSNTLAVEGEDGTTTITFDNAIIAAGSQPVNLPFIPEDDRVIDSTGALELKDVPEKLLVLGGGIIGLEMGTVYRALGSEIDVVEFADQLVPAADKDVIKIYQKYVKNKFNVMLSTKVVGVEAKEDGLYVSFEGKNAPADAVRYDKVLVAVGRTPNGKLLDADKAGVNVDERGFINVDKQLKTNVDHIFAIGDIVGQPMLAHKAVHEAHVAAEVISGQKHFFDPKCIPSIAYTDPEIAWVGVTEKEAKEQGLSIETAVFPWAASGRAIASARTEGQTKLIFDKDSGRVIGGAMVGINAGEMLGEIGLAVEMGADGEDLALTIHAHPTLNESIGLAAEIFEGSITDLPNKKAVKKK, encoded by the coding sequence ATGAGCAACGAATTAAAAACTCAAGTTGTTGTACTAGGCGGTGGTCCTGGTGGTTATTCTGCGGCTTTCCGTGCTGCTGACTTGGGCTTAGAAGTTACATTAGTAGAATCTCGCAACACGTTAGGCGGTGTATGTCTAAATGTGGGTTGTATTCCTTCAAAAGCACTTTTACACGTAGCTAAAGTGATTGATGACGCAGCTGAAATGTCATCTCACGGCGTTACTTTTGGTAAGCCTGAAATCGACCTAGACAAAATCCGTGATTGGAAAGAGTCTGTAATCGGCCAATTAACTGGCGGCCTAGACGGCATGGCTAAAATGCGTAAAGTGAAAGTAGTTAGCGGCTACGGTAAATTCACTGGTAGCAACACCCTTGCTGTTGAAGGTGAAGACGGTACAACAACGATCACTTTTGATAATGCTATTATTGCCGCAGGTTCTCAACCTGTTAACTTACCTTTCATCCCTGAAGATGACCGTGTAATTGATTCAACGGGTGCTTTAGAGCTTAAAGACGTTCCTGAGAAACTACTTGTTTTAGGTGGTGGTATCATCGGTCTTGAGATGGGTACTGTATACCGTGCGCTAGGTTCTGAAATCGACGTAGTTGAGTTTGCTGATCAATTAGTACCAGCAGCTGATAAAGACGTTATTAAGATTTACCAAAAATACGTTAAGAACAAGTTCAACGTAATGCTTTCTACTAAAGTTGTTGGTGTTGAAGCGAAAGAAGACGGTCTATACGTTTCATTCGAAGGTAAAAACGCACCGGCTGACGCAGTACGTTACGATAAAGTACTTGTTGCTGTGGGTCGTACACCTAACGGTAAATTACTTGACGCAGACAAAGCGGGCGTTAACGTTGATGAGCGTGGTTTCATTAATGTTGATAAACAGCTTAAAACAAACGTTGATCACATCTTCGCTATCGGTGATATCGTTGGTCAACCAATGCTTGCGCACAAAGCGGTTCATGAAGCTCACGTTGCTGCAGAAGTTATCTCTGGCCAGAAACATTTCTTCGATCCTAAGTGCATTCCTTCAATCGCATACACAGATCCTGAAATTGCATGGGTTGGTGTAACTGAGAAAGAAGCTAAAGAGCAAGGTTTAAGCATCGAAACTGCAGTATTCCCTTGGGCTGCTTCTGGTCGTGCGATTGCTTCTGCACGTACTGAAGGTCAAACTAAGCTAATCTTCGATAAAGACTCAGGTCGTGTTATCGGTGGTGCTATGGTTGGTATCAACGCAGGTGAAATGTTAGGCGAAATCGGCCTAGCAGTTGAAATGGGCGCAGACGGTGAAGACCTAGCGTTAACTATTCACGCTCACCCAACGTTAAACGAATCAATCGGTCTAGCTGCTGAAATCTTCGAAGGTTCAATCACTGACCTTCCAAATAAAAAAGCAGTTAAAAAGAAGTAA
- a CDS encoding DTW domain-containing protein, with product MAESRREFKARGAKLTRCERCLLAEHYCICEGVEQAECESAVCLLMYHNESFKPSNTGRLIAEIVPDNHAFKWDRTNPDDALLSLLADPQYQPMVIFPASDVEDETRVITEVVPEDGKRPLFIFLDGTWREAKKMIRKSPYLDNLPVLSITPEKLSDYRLRVAPHEHQLGTAEVAIMVLALAGEMDATKKLEEHFFKFRDAYLLGKRNKGRPE from the coding sequence ATGGCTGAGTCTCGTCGTGAATTTAAAGCGCGAGGAGCTAAATTAACGCGTTGTGAGCGCTGTTTATTAGCTGAGCATTATTGTATCTGCGAAGGGGTAGAGCAGGCTGAGTGTGAATCGGCGGTCTGCTTACTTATGTATCACAATGAGAGTTTTAAGCCATCAAATACTGGGCGTTTAATTGCTGAGATCGTTCCAGATAACCACGCTTTTAAATGGGATAGAACGAACCCAGATGATGCTTTGTTAAGCTTGTTGGCAGATCCACAGTATCAGCCCATGGTTATTTTTCCTGCTAGTGATGTTGAAGATGAAACCCGTGTGATCACTGAAGTAGTGCCTGAGGACGGTAAACGTCCATTGTTTATCTTTTTAGACGGTACATGGCGCGAAGCAAAGAAAATGATCCGTAAAAGCCCTTATCTAGATAACTTACCTGTGCTTTCTATTACGCCTGAAAAGCTCTCAGATTATCGATTGCGTGTTGCCCCACATGAGCATCAATTAGGCACCGCTGAGGTTGCTATTATGGTGCTTGCGCTAGCTGGTGAAATGGATGCTACGAAAAAGCTAGAGGAACATTTTTTTAAGTTCAGAGATGCATACTTGCTTGGTAAGAGAAATAAAGGGCGTCCAGAGTAG
- a CDS encoding Fe(3+) ABC transporter substrate-binding protein has product MKKTALVLVSALLSVPAFAADVVNIYSFRQPFLIQPILDDFTKQTGIKTNVVFAKKGLIERVKREGKHSKADLVLTSNFSALIQLEDLGLTQSINSDVVNANVPSTFRDADGQWIALTKRVRNVYSAKERIGALSELTYEDLADPKYKGKICTRSGKHPYNLGLVASMVAHHGEVKTKQWLEGVKANLARKPQGNDRAQVKAVKEGLCDLALGNSYYFGKMLQDEQQKSWAEAVYINFPNQTNRGSHINVSGVVMTRYAKNPENALKLIEYMTDNKAQNMYASVNMEYPVKQGVALSEMVASWGEFKEDSLPLDEISKYRPVALKLIDEVKFDL; this is encoded by the coding sequence ATGAAGAAAACAGCCTTAGTATTAGTTAGCGCATTATTGAGCGTGCCGGCATTTGCTGCAGACGTAGTAAATATTTACTCGTTTCGCCAGCCATTCTTAATTCAGCCTATTTTGGATGATTTCACTAAGCAAACTGGCATTAAAACTAATGTGGTATTTGCGAAAAAAGGTCTGATTGAGCGTGTAAAGCGTGAAGGCAAGCACAGTAAAGCTGATTTAGTATTAACCTCAAATTTTAGTGCACTTATTCAATTAGAAGATTTAGGTTTAACACAATCAATTAATAGTGATGTGGTAAATGCGAATGTGCCAAGCACCTTTCGCGATGCAGATGGTCAGTGGATAGCGCTTACTAAACGTGTACGTAATGTATACTCTGCAAAAGAGCGTATTGGTGCTCTTTCTGAGTTAACATATGAAGATTTAGCCGATCCAAAGTACAAAGGCAAAATTTGCACGCGCTCAGGCAAACACCCATACAATTTAGGTTTAGTTGCTTCGATGGTTGCTCACCATGGCGAAGTAAAAACTAAGCAATGGTTAGAAGGTGTTAAAGCTAATTTAGCGCGTAAGCCGCAAGGTAATGACAGAGCGCAAGTAAAAGCTGTAAAAGAAGGCTTATGTGATTTGGCGTTAGGCAACAGCTACTATTTCGGTAAAATGCTGCAAGATGAGCAGCAAAAGTCTTGGGCAGAAGCTGTTTATATTAACTTCCCTAATCAAACTAACCGTGGTTCTCATATTAACGTATCGGGCGTTGTTATGACCCGTTACGCTAAAAACCCTGAAAATGCCTTGAAACTGATTGAGTATATGACCGACAATAAGGCGCAAAATATGTATGCTTCAGTTAATATGGAATACCCAGTAAAGCAAGGGGTTGCATTATCTGAGATGGTTGCATCATGGGGGGAATTTAAAGAAGACAGTCTTCCTCTTGATGAGATCAGCAAATATCGCCCTGTGGCACTGAAGCTAATTGACGAAGTAAAATTTGATTTATAA
- a CDS encoding iron ABC transporter permease produces the protein MHVKFSLSRWQLIAWLIGLLLVTPLGFLLFESLQGDSDVFQHLFDTVLWDYTRNTLLLIVGVGLLSCVIALPLAWLTAYCDFPGRKQFEWALMLPLAMPTYLIAYVYTDLLDYAGPIQIALREWFGWQSPDDYWFFDIRTLTGAIIMIALVLYPYLFLIFKTALREQSFKLVQASQLMGLSPFKSFLRVSLPLGRGAIVAGITLISMEAMADFATVNYFAVSTLTTAVYDTWLGYYSLTAAAKISGIMLLILFLTIMVERFSRRNQAVYERQSSINSATLYRLKGWAAWAASLACMLVLLLAFILPVGVLIKYAIAYSDEAWNGAFFNYAWQSFKVAVVVSIATILLSLLVLFYQRIAKQAYSLLPGRLASTGYALPGTVLAIAVLLPLTQLDDALNNWLEPFGLSPGLLLSGTLFAMIFAYVVRFYAIAHGALESSFLRISPSLDMASQSMGKGPLQTLWRVHLPLLKRGILTAGLLVFIECMKELPAALLLRPFNFETLATHVFQYVSDEQLELASISALFIVLVGLIPLYFVNRSMEQNHS, from the coding sequence ATGCATGTGAAGTTTTCGCTGTCGCGTTGGCAGCTTATAGCCTGGCTTATTGGCCTGTTGCTTGTTACGCCATTAGGCTTTTTGTTATTTGAATCTCTGCAAGGGGATTCAGACGTATTTCAGCACCTATTTGACACGGTGCTTTGGGATTATACCCGTAATACGCTATTACTCATTGTCGGAGTGGGACTATTAAGCTGCGTTATTGCTTTACCGTTAGCTTGGTTAACTGCATATTGTGATTTTCCGGGACGTAAGCAGTTTGAGTGGGCTTTAATGCTGCCATTAGCAATGCCAACGTACCTCATAGCTTATGTGTATACTGACTTACTTGATTATGCTGGGCCAATTCAAATAGCGCTAAGAGAGTGGTTTGGTTGGCAATCACCAGATGATTATTGGTTTTTTGATATTCGTACGTTAACCGGGGCCATTATTATGATTGCTCTGGTACTCTATCCATACTTATTCCTTATTTTTAAAACAGCGCTTAGAGAGCAGTCTTTTAAATTAGTACAAGCTAGTCAGTTGATGGGGTTATCGCCATTTAAAAGTTTCTTAAGAGTTAGTTTGCCCCTTGGTCGAGGGGCTATTGTGGCAGGAATAACATTAATCAGCATGGAAGCAATGGCTGACTTTGCCACCGTTAATTATTTTGCGGTGAGTACATTAACGACTGCTGTTTACGATACTTGGCTTGGCTATTACTCATTGACGGCTGCAGCGAAAATCTCTGGCATTATGCTACTCATTTTGTTTTTAACCATCATGGTGGAGCGCTTTAGCCGACGTAATCAAGCTGTATATGAACGTCAGTCAAGTATCAACAGCGCAACATTATATCGCTTAAAAGGCTGGGCTGCATGGGCTGCAAGCTTAGCTTGCATGTTAGTTCTGTTACTTGCTTTTATACTGCCTGTAGGGGTGTTAATTAAGTACGCCATTGCGTATTCCGATGAAGCATGGAATGGGGCATTTTTTAATTACGCTTGGCAGAGTTTTAAAGTCGCTGTTGTGGTGAGTATTGCAACCATCCTATTGAGCTTGTTGGTATTGTTTTATCAGCGAATTGCTAAACAAGCTTACTCTTTACTTCCTGGACGTTTAGCTAGTACAGGTTATGCCTTGCCAGGTACAGTGTTGGCCATTGCCGTATTACTCCCATTAACTCAGCTAGATGATGCATTAAATAACTGGCTTGAGCCTTTTGGTTTATCGCCTGGGTTACTTTTGAGTGGCACTTTATTTGCCATGATCTTTGCTTATGTTGTGCGTTTTTATGCAATTGCGCATGGTGCGCTTGAAAGTAGCTTTCTGCGTATTAGTCCATCGCTAGATATGGCTAGTCAATCAATGGGCAAAGGACCATTACAAACCTTATGGCGGGTACATTTACCGTTGTTAAAACGAGGGATTCTTACTGCTGGTTTGTTAGTATTTATTGAGTGCATGAAAGAGTTGCCAGCAGCTTTATTACTTAGGCCTTTTAATTTTGAAACGCTTGCGACCCATGTTTTTCAGTATGTTAGTGATGAGCAGTTAGAGCTTGCGTCTATTTCAGCTTTGTTTATCGTGTTAGTTGGGTTAATTCCTTTGTATTTCGTTAATCGTTCGATGGAGCAAAATCACTCATGA
- a CDS encoding ABC transporter ATP-binding protein, with protein MSHLIIQDLAYQYNGTKVLSELNLNVEQDEIVCLLGASGCGKTTTLKAIAGILQPEQGYMSIDSNVVNDSGLFVAPEKRNIGMMFQDYALFPHLTVSDNIAFGLSNMSKAQKRERVDEMLSLVKLDGCAGRYPHQLSGGQQQRVAIARALAYKPSLLLLDEPFSNIDTQVRFELIADIRRIIKDQQVSAVFVTHSKEEAFAFADTLAVMHGGKIAQQGSAEQLFSQPNSKVVAEFLGTGIYLTAKVLTPTEYETAFGVVHSLTANNVDCQQGQVYIRPHYIQLCEAAHSDANSLTILQRRFIGTRYVYRINIAGQECEVAAEQDRVLAVEQPVKIKIMPHTVNFFHD; from the coding sequence ATGAGTCATTTGATAATTCAAGACCTAGCTTATCAGTATAATGGCACTAAGGTGTTGAGTGAACTCAATCTTAATGTTGAGCAAGATGAAATTGTTTGTTTGCTTGGCGCAAGTGGCTGTGGCAAAACCACCACCTTAAAGGCAATCGCGGGGATTTTACAGCCCGAGCAAGGCTATATGAGCATAGATTCAAATGTGGTCAATGATAGCGGACTATTTGTTGCACCTGAAAAACGTAATATCGGCATGATGTTTCAAGACTATGCGTTATTCCCTCATCTAACGGTTAGTGACAACATTGCGTTTGGCCTCAGTAATATGAGCAAAGCACAAAAGCGTGAGCGCGTGGACGAAATGCTCAGCCTTGTTAAATTAGATGGTTGTGCTGGACGTTACCCTCATCAACTTTCAGGTGGTCAGCAGCAACGAGTCGCGATTGCTCGTGCTCTTGCTTATAAGCCAAGCTTATTATTACTTGATGAGCCATTTTCGAATATTGACACACAAGTACGCTTTGAGCTTATTGCAGATATACGTCGCATTATTAAAGATCAGCAGGTATCTGCGGTATTTGTTACCCACTCGAAGGAAGAAGCTTTCGCCTTTGCCGACACGCTTGCGGTTATGCATGGTGGAAAAATCGCCCAACAGGGCTCCGCGGAGCAGTTATTTAGCCAACCTAACTCAAAGGTGGTTGCAGAGTTTCTTGGTACGGGCATATACTTAACGGCGAAAGTATTAACGCCAACTGAATACGAAACGGCGTTTGGTGTGGTTCACTCATTGACGGCGAACAATGTAGATTGTCAGCAAGGTCAAGTGTACATAAGACCGCACTATATTCAGTTGTGCGAAGCTGCTCACAGTGACGCAAACAGTTTAACAATCTTGCAAAGACGCTTTATCGGTACGCGTTATGTGTATCGTATCAATATTGCAGGGCAAGAGTGTGAAGTTGCCGCAGAGCAAGATCGCGTGTTAGCTGTTGAGCAGCCTGTAAAAATAAAAATAATGCCGCACACAGTCAATTTTTTTCATGATTAA
- a CDS encoding Dyp-type peroxidase translates to MAQAQSGICAEANLHGLHLFFNVYDGHDESLRKKLKRVSVIQDEFADQFSEAMLSCVVALGAQYWPHILPEFIPSQLQSFPNVTHSEHVISAQPFDLFVQIRSDREDVNHLFALQILKLLTPDVELVEQVRNFRFLDGRDFNGFIYAGDTPHGRQKRSTALINKPGHFEDQGSYIHVQRFVHDLSVWQHLSLFEQEQIMGRTRLDNTLIVPAVETSHAVRSELKDEHGQPLLLNQSMPFGDVHKQGILMVSCAAQGDAFEQVLKSRLGQGDCYDHWLDFTQADMGSAFFAPSVNFLKQL, encoded by the coding sequence ATGGCGCAAGCGCAATCTGGGATTTGTGCTGAAGCAAACTTACATGGTTTGCACCTGTTTTTTAATGTTTACGATGGCCATGATGAGTCATTACGTAAAAAACTAAAACGCGTCAGCGTTATTCAAGATGAGTTTGCAGATCAGTTCTCTGAAGCCATGCTGTCGTGCGTGGTTGCCCTTGGTGCTCAGTATTGGCCGCATATCCTGCCCGAATTTATTCCAAGTCAATTACAAAGCTTTCCTAATGTGACTCATAGTGAGCATGTGATCAGTGCACAGCCTTTTGACTTGTTTGTACAAATTCGCTCAGACCGCGAAGATGTAAACCATCTATTTGCTCTGCAAATTCTAAAGTTATTAACACCGGATGTAGAGCTGGTGGAGCAGGTACGTAATTTTCGGTTTTTAGATGGGCGTGATTTTAATGGCTTTATTTATGCTGGTGATACCCCTCATGGTCGTCAAAAGCGTAGCACGGCTCTTATCAACAAACCGGGGCACTTTGAAGACCAAGGCAGCTATATTCATGTGCAGCGTTTTGTGCATGACTTGAGTGTCTGGCAGCATTTGTCGTTGTTCGAGCAAGAACAAATCATGGGGCGTACGCGTCTTGATAATACCTTGATTGTGCCTGCTGTAGAAACTAGTCATGCGGTTCGCAGTGAACTAAAAGATGAGCACGGTCAGCCACTATTACTTAATCAAAGCATGCCATTTGGTGATGTGCATAAACAGGGGATTTTGATGGTTTCGTGTGCGGCGCAAGGGGATGCGTTTGAGCAGGTATTAAAGAGCCGGTTAGGGCAGGGCGATTGCTATGATCATTGGCTCGATTTTACTCAAGCCGATATGGGATCTGCGTTTTTCGCCCCGTCAGTAAACTTTTTAAAGCAGCTTTAA
- the argR gene encoding transcriptional regulator ArgR produces MQPQDKQEALIKAFKALLKEENFGSQGEIVEALKEQGFDNISQSKVSRMLSKFGAVRTRNAKQEMVYCLPAEMGVPTAKSPLRQLVIDIMHNEMMIIIRTSPGAAQLIARLLDSLGKADGVLGTIAGDDTIFIAPAKISEIDVTLDRVRTLFDTV; encoded by the coding sequence ATGCAACCACAAGACAAACAAGAAGCACTAATCAAAGCGTTTAAAGCGCTATTAAAAGAAGAAAACTTCGGCTCACAAGGTGAGATTGTCGAAGCATTGAAAGAGCAAGGCTTTGATAATATTAGCCAAAGTAAAGTCTCTCGCATGTTAAGCAAGTTCGGTGCTGTACGTACCCGTAATGCAAAGCAAGAAATGGTTTATTGTTTACCGGCTGAAATGGGTGTACCAACAGCGAAAAGCCCGCTGCGTCAGCTTGTTATCGATATTATGCATAACGAAATGATGATCATTATTCGTACTAGCCCAGGCGCAGCTCAATTAATTGCTCGATTACTTGATTCTCTAGGTAAGGCGGATGGTGTACTAGGCACTATTGCAGGCGACGACACTATTTTTATCGCCCCTGCGAAGATTTCAGAAATCGATGTCACGCTTGATCGCGTGCGCACTTTATTCGATACAGTTTAA
- the mdh gene encoding malate dehydrogenase → MKVAVLGAAGGIGQALSLLLKTSLPAGSELSLYDVAPVVPGVAVDLSHIPTDVKVEGFGADNLDAALAGCDIVLIPAGMPRKPGMDRADLFNVNAGIIKTLAEGIVKNCPKALVGIITNPVNGTVPIVAEVFKKAGTYDANRVFGITTLDVIRSEAFVAELKGLSATEVKVPVIGGHSGTTILPLLSQVEGVTFTDEEVAALTPRIQNAGTEVVNAKAGGGSATLSMGAAAARFCMSLVKGLQGEEVVDYAYVAVENGDAAYFAHPVRLGKNGVEEILSYGELSAFEEQAKNDMLATLNKDIQEGVDFING, encoded by the coding sequence ATGAAAGTTGCTGTTTTAGGCGCAGCTGGCGGTATCGGCCAAGCATTGTCTTTATTATTAAAAACAAGTTTACCTGCAGGTTCTGAATTATCGTTATATGATGTTGCCCCTGTTGTTCCTGGTGTAGCGGTTGATCTTTCTCACATCCCAACAGACGTTAAAGTTGAAGGCTTTGGTGCTGACAACTTAGACGCAGCATTAGCTGGTTGTGATATCGTTCTTATCCCAGCGGGTATGCCACGTAAGCCTGGCATGGACCGTGCGGACCTTTTCAACGTAAACGCAGGTATCATCAAAACATTAGCTGAAGGCATCGTTAAAAACTGTCCTAAAGCGTTAGTAGGTATTATCACTAACCCAGTAAACGGCACTGTGCCAATCGTTGCTGAAGTATTCAAAAAAGCGGGTACTTACGATGCTAACCGTGTATTCGGTATCACAACGCTTGACGTGATCCGTTCAGAAGCTTTTGTAGCTGAACTTAAAGGTTTAAGCGCAACTGAAGTTAAAGTTCCAGTGATCGGTGGTCACTCAGGTACTACAATCCTTCCTCTTCTTTCTCAAGTTGAAGGTGTTACTTTCACTGATGAAGAAGTTGCAGCATTAACACCACGTATCCAAAACGCAGGTACTGAAGTTGTTAACGCTAAAGCCGGTGGCGGTTCAGCAACTCTTTCAATGGGTGCAGCAGCAGCGCGCTTCTGTATGTCTTTAGTGAAAGGCCTACAAGGTGAAGAAGTTGTTGATTATGCATACGTTGCAGTTGAAAACGGTGACGCAGCATACTTCGCACACCCAGTACGTCTAGGTAAAAACGGCGTTGAAGAAATCCTTTCTTACGGTGAGTTAAGTGCATTCGAAGAGCAAGCTAAAAACGACATGCTAGCTACACTTAACAAAGACATCCAAGAAGGTGTTGATTTCATCAACGGTTAA